CtgattaaatgaaacattaaaaaaaaaaatttaataaatatacagAAATCTTGCACTTTGAATTGGCTTGTCCTCAAAGGATGATTACTTTAGGTACTAGTGTTGCCAGTGCAGTAACCCATATATCAAGAAATGGATATaggtttttgtctgtttttgaatAGCAGCTGTGTAAAATGCCCACCAGATGCTTGGAGGGTATTAGAGCTCAGAAGATGAattgtactttatattttaccaagaattcagattatgttattACTAAACCGTTACCTTCACGCTGACAGACTGACCTTgggcagattttaaaaaaagcaaactaaaaaaacaaataatcctTTATCTGTACTGAATGAAACCGATTCAGTGTGCAACACACATTCCACTTTGTCTGTCTTGACTCgaacaaacatttcaacaattCGGTTTTATTGGCCTCATATCTCATAGCCAAAGTCAAACAGTCATACTTAAAAGCTTGGGCTGTGCTAAATTTCACCAGATCCAATCATGTTTAAACACACCGAGGACATATAGGCTCATGGACAAAACAGAACCATGTCATAGATCATAAGTGCAGAGTCTTTTTATTCTATTTGACAGATATAATTTGACATTATGTTATAATCACATTGTATATATCATATCATAACCTGCCCAAATAGCTTTAAGATTTGGTTGGggtttttggttattttgctTAAGCTTATGGTGGATTAAGTTTTGGCTCACGTTAACAGTTGGGGCGAtattaaagaattaaaattaaacatcgGCGATATCTCTTGGTTTTTGTGCAAACATTTATGGCAGAGACTTGTTCTAAATAAAGTGCAGAAAAAGTTTGGGGATCAAGAGTTTTTATAGGTgccgtgtgtatgtgtgtgtgcacatggtGTGCACATGAGGAGAGATGAAATAAGCAGTAGAGCTTGAGCTGCAGTTGAGATGCTTCCTAATTGATTTCACAGGGAGAGAAGCAGGGGTGGGGCACATGCAGAAtatggaggggggggggggttgtgggCTTAATTATTAATGACAGAATCTGCAGATAAAACAGAGGGACAGCAACCCACTTTACATAACAGTGCAGTGGTGCAACAGTGCAAgcatctttctgtctttttcgcTTTATCCAACGCGGCCATCAAGCCCACTGCTGTGTGCAAAGTTGTCACCATTTTTCTTGCTGCTGCCTCTTGTTGTATGTAATGGAAGcactttattattttcctaCCATAATGTTCATAAAGGTTTTCTCCAGCaatgaaacagcagcaggatgGCTGCTTTATCTTGCTTTGTCTGTGATAATCTACAATTTTGCTTTCGCCAACACATGCATTATGGAAAAAACTTTCACTGTAAGGCCTTGAAGGCCCTGTCAGCCGTTGGCAGAAGTGTGCcagacagaggaaaacagagtgaTTGTGTGGTTTTGGAGAAGCTGTATCTACTGTATGGTCCTGGTCTATGCAGGCCTGTTCCAGAAGGCCATTGCTCAGAGTGGCTCAGCCATCTCCAGCTGGTCAGTCAACTACAGACCGCTGATGTACACCGAGATCCTGGCAAAGAAGGTCGGCTGCACTCTGAGGGACAGAGCCGAGATGGTGGACTGCCTGCGAAGAAAGAATTTCCGAGAGCTGGTGGACCAAGACATCCAACCTGCACGCTACCATGTCGCCTTCGGACCGGTGGTAGATGGGGATGTGGTGCCGGATGACCCTGAGATCCTCATGCAGCAGGTCAGAGCCGACTTCTCTACTATCAtcccattaaaaatgttttttttgctgatcATTCGCTTGCATTGTGTCTGTGAATATAGTTCTGTCCTAACAACTACTAATTAGGGTAATTACTGCTGCGTTGTGCTCTGTTGTGTCATGCTGTGTCCATTTGTCATGACATCAGGGCGAGTTCCTCAACTACGACATACTGCTGGGTGTCAACCAGGGAGAGGGCCTGAAGTTTGTGGATGACAGCGAAGGAGAAGATGGCATATCAGCAGCATCGTTTGATTACATCATCTCCAACTTTGTGGATAATCTGTATGGATACTCTGATGGTCAGATCCTTCCCTaattttcctttaaattattCGGTAATTTAAAGCTGAAACCTGTGACTCTCAACTTGTGGTTGTTAGTTTAACGgttgtaaaatgacaaaagtcaTGGCCCAATATTTGAGTTGGGCATGGGATGGGAGAAGCGAGTATCAAAGATAGCAGATgcagatgctgtttgttttaatgttacgatggaaaaaaataagcaggatttttgtgtgtttctactACAGAAGCCATGATTCCTCTTCATTCTCTGGTgctttttaaaccaaacaatGTGAACAGGGTTAGTGAAAGTCTTTTGCTAGCTGACAGACCTAATTTCTGTGATGACAGAGCTGTAATACAGACAGACTTTCAAAAGTTGATTAATTAAAAGTTGCATTTGCATAAATATTCATGAATAGtatatacagtagtttaaaaGAAGGCAGGCTTGTTGCACGTCTATGGTTTGTTTTGGAATATTTTTGCATTGATTACAGTCAAAGTCACAGTTGTAGTGTTTTGTCACAAATAGaggtgaataaataaagaaatgtggcAGGTTAATTAACACGCTTTGCTGCATTCTCCTCTTTGCTGTTAATCATATTAAAGTTTCATAGAGTGTTGAGGGCTGCTTCACCGAGTAACTAGTCTGCATATTCCTTCATCTGTCATGTGGCCATTGCAGCCCTTTTCAGTCTCCTCTTTGATATGGTTGCACTTCTGTGAACATCTAAAAGTCTGTTACAAACTACAGGGCCATCGGATCATGAAggttttattataaatgtttacCGTGAACAAGGCCTGTGATGCTTCCTGTGACGTAGGTCTGATATGACTAGCACTACATATAAAGGAAGTGTAAAAACCACCGTTTTTAAACCACAAGGGTTACGGATTTCAACCTTAAATCCTTCATGTTATAATGCTGTCATGCAGATAACTAGTATGCTCAcgtttattttgtttcttccaAGGTAAAGATATCTTAAGGGAAACCATAAAGTTCATGTACACAGACTGGGCTGACAGGGACAACAGTGATATGCGTAGGAAGACACTCCTGGCCCTGTTTACAGACCACCAGTGGGTGGCCCCAGCTGTCGCCACTGCCAAACTGCACGCTGAGTTCCAGTCGCCTGTCTACTTCTATACCTTTCACCACCACTGTCAGACCGAGGCGAGGCCAGACTGGGCAGACGCAGCTCATGGAGATGAGATTCCCTATGTGTTTGGAATTCCCATGGTGGGAGCCACTGACCTGTTCCCCTGTAACTTTTCCAAGAATGATATAATGCTCAGCGCTGTGGTCATGACGTACTGGACCAATTTCGCCAAGACAGGGTTAGTAACATCAACAAGATTTACTTCAAATCATGTGCTTCCGTCTTAATAAAAGTATGCTAAAACACCGGTGAGTTGCCTTAGTCCATTAGTTGTGCTAGGTTTTTAGAGGCTGGGTGAGATTTTTGCAAATTAAATCCAAGTGAGGATACATTATGAGTCTACTGGTAGTGAAAATATTACtgaaaagtctttattttaCTCCTTCAGGGATCCCAACTTACCCATTCCTCAGGACACCACATTCATTCACACCAAGCCTAACCGCTTTGAGGAGGTCATCTGGACCAAGTTCAGCTCCAAAGACAAGCAGTACTTGCATATCGGCCTGAAGCCTCGCGTCAGGGACAACTATCGGGCTAACAAGGTGGCGTTCTGGCTGGAGCTGGTGCCACATCTGCACAGTCTCCATGAGGAAATCATTAATTCCATCACAACTCGACTGCCGCCCCGAGGCCCCAACCGCGGGAAGGGCCCTCACAGCCCTGGACCCCGCTCCACACAGCATCCTGTAATCTCTACCTATCCTCCTGATCCTGAGGCGGATGGTTCAGAGAAACCACGCTATCCTCCTTTCCCAAGTGAAACAAGGGACTACTCCACCGAGCTCAGTGTGACAGTAGCTGTGGGCgcctctctcctcttcctgaATGTGTTGGCCTTTGCTGCACTTTACTACAAACGTGATAAGCGGCATGAACTCATGCAAAGACGCCACCGCCGACTCTCCCCGCAACGAGGCACAACAATGGGAATGGGTGTTGGCATGGGAGTTGTAGGGGCCCCACCGCACAATGACCTGGCCCTAAGCCAGGAGGAGGAGCTAATGTCGCTGCAGATGAAGCAGCAAAGAGTGGAGCT
The Channa argus isolate prfri chromosome 24, Channa argus male v1.0, whole genome shotgun sequence genome window above contains:
- the nlgn2b gene encoding neuroligin-2b isoform X4; this encodes MPPILHLCVPRMCMGFYLRSCCQCGSQTTWMLRRPTFRTRVRTAFTSTSMYPLKMVSPLTKKHDESTMNRPRDEDIRDRRKKPVMLFIHGGSYMEGSGNMFDGSVLAAYGNVIVVTMNYRLGVLGFLSTGDQSAKGNYGLLDQIQALRWLNENIGHFGGDPERITIFGSGAGAACVNLLILSHHSEGLFQKAIAQSGSAISSWSVNYRPLMYTEILAKKVGCTLRDRAEMVDCLRRKNFRELVDQDIQPARYHVAFGPVVDGDVVPDDPEILMQQGEFLNYDILLGVNQGEGLKFVDDSEGEDGISAASFDYIISNFVDNLYGYSDGKDILRETIKFMYTDWADRDNSDMRRKTLLALFTDHQWVAPAVATAKLHAEFQSPVYFYTFHHHCQTEARPDWADAAHGDEIPYVFGIPMVGATDLFPCNFSKNDIMLSAVVMTYWTNFAKTGDPNLPIPQDTTFIHTKPNRFEEVIWTKFSSKDKQYLHIGLKPRVRDNYRANKVAFWLELVPHLHSLHEEIINSITTRLPPRGPNRGKGPHSPGPRSTQHPVISTYPPDPEADGSEKPRYPPFPSETRDYSTELSVTVAVGASLLFLNVLAFAALYYKRDKRHELMQRRHRRLSPQRGTTMGMGVGMGVVGAPPHNDLALSQEEELMSLQMKQQRVELEHGTPLPSRVHGELEPLRPPVCPPDYTLALRRAPEDVPLMTANTITMIPSTISSMQPLHPFNTYPPVPAPSTTPVPSHSNNALPHQHSTTRV
- the nlgn2b gene encoding neuroligin-2b isoform X2, with translation MTERAFALEMLFSSLSAASHQGYGGKRHYTSQQVPNHCFVWLLGLVLHLSLSSCQRVDPKYPIVSTSYGKVRGVRKELNNEILGPVEQFLGVPYATSPIGERRFQPPEAPGSWQEIRNATHFAPVCPQNVHGVLPEIMLPVWFTDNLDAAATYVQNQSEDCLYLNIYVPTEDGPLTKKHDESTMNRPRDEDIRDRRKKPVMLFIHGGSYMEGSGNMFDGSVLAAYGNVIVVTMNYRLGVLGFLSTGDQSAKGNYGLLDQIQALRWLNENIGHFGGDPERITIFGSGAGAACVNLLILSHHSEGLFQKAIAQSGSAISSWSVNYRPLMYTEILAKKVGCTLRDRAEMVDCLRRKNFRELVDQDIQPARYHVAFGPVVDGDVVPDDPEILMQQGEFLNYDILLGVNQGEGLKFVDDSEGEDGISAASFDYIISNFVDNLYGYSDDILRETIKFMYTDWADRDNSDMRRKTLLALFTDHQWVAPAVATAKLHAEFQSPVYFYTFHHHCQTEARPDWADAAHGDEIPYVFGIPMVGATDLFPCNFSKNDIMLSAVVMTYWTNFAKTGDPNLPIPQDTTFIHTKPNRFEEVIWTKFSSKDKQYLHIGLKPRVRDNYRANKVAFWLELVPHLHSLHEEIINSITTRLPPRGPNRGKGPHSPGPRSTQHPVISTYPPDPEADGSEKPRYPPFPSETRDYSTELSVTVAVGASLLFLNVLAFAALYYKRDKRHELMQRRHRRLSPQRGTTMGMGVGMGVVGAPPHNDLALSQEEELMSLQMKQQRVELEHGTPLPSRVHGELEPLRPPVCPPDYTLALRRAPEDVPLMTANTITMIPSTISSMQPLHPFNTYPPVPAPSTTPVPSHSNNALPHQHSTTRV
- the nlgn2b gene encoding neuroligin-2b isoform X3, with the translated sequence MTERAFALEMLFSSLSAASHQGYGGKRHYTSQQVPNHCFVWLLGLVLHLSLSSCQRVDPKYPIVSTSYGKVRGVRKELNNEILGPVEQFLGVPYATSPIGERRFQPPEAPGSWQEIRNATHFAPVCPQNVHGVLPEIMLPVWFTDNLDAAATYVQNQSEDCLYLNIYVPTEDGPLTKKHDESTMNRPRDEGFLSTGDQSAKGNYGLLDQIQALRWLNENIGHFGGDPERITIFGSGAGAACVNLLILSHHSEGLFQKAIAQSGSAISSWSVNYRPLMYTEILAKKVGCTLRDRAEMVDCLRRKNFRELVDQDIQPARYHVAFGPVVDGDVVPDDPEILMQQGEFLNYDILLGVNQGEGLKFVDDSEGEDGISAASFDYIISNFVDNLYGYSDGKDILRETIKFMYTDWADRDNSDMRRKTLLALFTDHQWVAPAVATAKLHAEFQSPVYFYTFHHHCQTEARPDWADAAHGDEIPYVFGIPMVGATDLFPCNFSKNDIMLSAVVMTYWTNFAKTGDPNLPIPQDTTFIHTKPNRFEEVIWTKFSSKDKQYLHIGLKPRVRDNYRANKVAFWLELVPHLHSLHEEIINSITTRLPPRGPNRGKGPHSPGPRSTQHPVISTYPPDPEADGSEKPRYPPFPSETRDYSTELSVTVAVGASLLFLNVLAFAALYYKRDKRHELMQRRHRRLSPQRGTTMGMGVGMGVVGAPPHNDLALSQEEELMSLQMKQQRVELEHGTPLPSRVHGELEPLRPPVCPPDYTLALRRAPEDVPLMTANTITMIPSTISSMQPLHPFNTYPPVPAPSTTPVPSHSNNALPHQHSTTRV
- the nlgn2b gene encoding neuroligin-2b isoform X1 produces the protein MTERAFALEMLFSSLSAASHQGYGGKRHYTSQQVPNHCFVWLLGLVLHLSLSSCQRVDPKYPIVSTSYGKVRGVRKELNNEILGPVEQFLGVPYATSPIGERRFQPPEAPGSWQEIRNATHFAPVCPQNVHGVLPEIMLPVWFTDNLDAAATYVQNQSEDCLYLNIYVPTEDGPLTKKHDESTMNRPRDEDIRDRRKKPVMLFIHGGSYMEGSGNMFDGSVLAAYGNVIVVTMNYRLGVLGFLSTGDQSAKGNYGLLDQIQALRWLNENIGHFGGDPERITIFGSGAGAACVNLLILSHHSEGLFQKAIAQSGSAISSWSVNYRPLMYTEILAKKVGCTLRDRAEMVDCLRRKNFRELVDQDIQPARYHVAFGPVVDGDVVPDDPEILMQQGEFLNYDILLGVNQGEGLKFVDDSEGEDGISAASFDYIISNFVDNLYGYSDGKDILRETIKFMYTDWADRDNSDMRRKTLLALFTDHQWVAPAVATAKLHAEFQSPVYFYTFHHHCQTEARPDWADAAHGDEIPYVFGIPMVGATDLFPCNFSKNDIMLSAVVMTYWTNFAKTGDPNLPIPQDTTFIHTKPNRFEEVIWTKFSSKDKQYLHIGLKPRVRDNYRANKVAFWLELVPHLHSLHEEIINSITTRLPPRGPNRGKGPHSPGPRSTQHPVISTYPPDPEADGSEKPRYPPFPSETRDYSTELSVTVAVGASLLFLNVLAFAALYYKRDKRHELMQRRHRRLSPQRGTTMGMGVGMGVVGAPPHNDLALSQEEELMSLQMKQQRVELEHGTPLPSRVHGELEPLRPPVCPPDYTLALRRAPEDVPLMTANTITMIPSTISSMQPLHPFNTYPPVPAPSTTPVPSHSNNALPHQHSTTRV